The Balaenoptera acutorostrata chromosome 2, mBalAcu1.1, whole genome shotgun sequence genomic sequence caaaaagcatttatttcttttgccaaGCCATCATCAAAGTAAAAATCAAatgttttggatgaaatgtcaCACCTTGGTTTAAGAAGTTCTTATTACAATATCTGTAGGCTCATTCTGTTTCCTTgactttgagaaatatttaatgaTGACTTTTATTGCTAAGGCAACTCTAATGAAAAGGGTATTGACTTTAATTTGAACCAATATTAATATTGCCCCAAATCTATACTGCTGACAGAAAATGCTTTCCTTTACTAATATCACCCCTCGAAAGTTGCAATAAAAGccttgatgttaaaaaaaaaaaaaaaaatcttaccccAAATCAGTCAAGTCCCTGTATGGGATGGGGGCTCCCAGCTAACGGAGTCAGAAAGGCATCAGTTTCCCCGGCCCCGGGGCCGTCCTCGGGAAGGCCACGCCCCCTTGGCCATCTAATTACTGCCCTACAATGGGACCCCGCCCCTGCCCACCTTGGTCTTCACCATTCAGGCCAGCCTCTCCCTGCTGTGTCCGGCCCGACTCTCGAGCTCTAATCCCAGTCTGGGTGGGCGTGCCCACCCCTTCGCCCCCCACAGTCGATAAGCTTACCACATACTGTCTTGGCCTTGCCCGAGCTGGTGGTCCGGTACCAGTGCCTGTGGCCGGGGGACCCGCGGAGAACACCCCCATCCCATCTGCTGCCACACTGCTGGACCGCCAAGCTGTTGGTGGCTTTGGACTTGTTTTGTCTGCTGCTAGGTGAGCCCCCTCCCCAGCGTCCTTGAGCGCCCCGCACCACCACCATGCGGACACCCAAGGGGCCGTGGAGGGGTCTGTCTTCCTGTCTTTATCTGAGGGTCGCTAGATTGGGGGCTGGCTGCCTGCCCTGGTGTGTGTACTTGGGCTGTGTGTCTTCACATCGGTGTGTTCATCAATATATTTCTGGGATGTCTGGGTCAATGTGTGTCCGTGTGAATGGGGAAGATAGGGACTCTCCGCAAGTGTGACTTTGTGTGTTTACGTGTCTTCCTGGGTCTGGGTGTCTGGGTGCTGGGTGAGCATCTGactgtgcatcttttttttttttttcaatctttcatATGATTTTATTTGCTGCATGTCTCTTTGAGTTGTGGATCTGAGTCTATGTGTCTGTAGTGGGGGAGGTATGTTTGTATTGTGTATCTCTGTGTATGTTTGACTGTGTGTATGTTGTGTGCAAGCCCCTGGGTCTATCCGTATGTCTGGGGCTGGTCTGTGTTGAACTTATATCCATGTGAGTGAGTATGATTCTGTGTGTGTATGCtcatgcacacgtgtgtgtgcgtgtgtatgtgtgtgtccctTCGGGTCTCTGGGTTGCATGTTGTGTTGCTGTGTTGTGTGTTGTATTGGTTTTCGGGGGTGTGTGTTCATTGTGGGTGACTCCTATGCAGGCACTTGATCTATAGGAGCCCGTGACTATGCATCTGGGCTGGGGGCGGATCCAATGGTATTTGTGTAgccaggtgtgtgtgggggtcTATATGGGCCTATGTGTATTGTGGGTATATTGCTGCattatatgtctgtgtgtgtacatctGAATCTGGGTGTCTGGGTCAGACTGTGTGGTTGTATTGTATAATTGTGCATGTCAGACCCTGCGTGTTTGGGAATCTGCGTGGCCTGAGCTTGCTTGGGGTCTCGATGTGTGGCTGGCATATACCAgggcccctcccccattccccggTGGGCAGAGCTAGTGACCAAAACCTCCTCactggggaggggaggccaggCTGGGATACTAGCTTTGCCCTCCCTGCCCAGTAAGGGAGCTGGGGACTGTGGGAGGCTGGGTTCCAGCTGCCTGGCTCCACTAAACTTCAGTGGGTGACAGAATGACAGGGTCAAGACAGGGGAGGGAGGCCTGGGTGTAGGCTTTGAGGATGAGTGGGCcagacacagagcctggcacctgCTGGAGACAGGCCCCTTGGTCTGTCTGACTTCAGGATGGCGGTGTCAGGTGAGAGGCCCTGGACACTGCTCACACACAACTTTGCCACCAGTATCTCCCCTCCCAGCTCAATCAGCCACAGAGCCATGGATATAGATGTGAACACATACACAGATTCcagacacaagcacacacacacaccaacacaacCCACACATCCATGGACACAATGCATAAtcgctctctctcgctctctctctctctcacacacacacacacatcgcaGAGAGGAGCACACACACTCAGATATGTACCCATGTATACCACAAACACCTATTCACACCACATACGCATGTCATAGACATAGATACccatcagcacacacacacacattcacacacaaagACATGCAGAGCCAtaatcatacacacatacatcaggacacacacacatacagaaagaGCGAGCCCTTCCACGCTTATCCCCTCCTTATCCTAACCCCTCACCCACCTCATTCACAGGACCCCACCTGTGAATGGGTCCCTGGGGCTCTGGCCTCCTCTGGCCTCCTGGCCATACTGTCCTCTCTGCCCATGTCCCCATGTCCAGGCTGTGGAGATGCCAGGAGGACAGACTGGCTGGAAGGCCTAAGGAGGGTAAACCTCAGTTGACCCATCCATGAGTGGGGTCGTCTCCACCCCCTGCAGTCAGTCTCCCCATCGTGCTGAGTGAGACCGGTTTGCTGGTACCCCACATCCAGGGCTTCTTTTGCAATGACACCACCATCCAATACCCCCGAGTGGCCCATTACATCATCGAAGACTCGGCACTCATAAAGATGGGCTTCTTCATCTCCATCTTCACGGTAAGAGGGTGGCCACTTTCACCTCAGGCTGTGGTGACACACCATGGGCAAGTTCACCTGTTTTTCTGGCAAAGTGGAAACCCCCACCCATTATAGATCTAAGGCAGGAGGAAGTACCACCTCTTTTCCTACTGAAATGCAAAATCTCACTGCTCAATGGCATAAAACTCCTTTCCTTGAGCAAAAGGTTAGCCCCCCACTTTTGACATAATATAGAGGAAACACCCACCTCTCTGCCTTAGGTATGGAACAAGAAGctcagcccctgccccccagtggacagggaagccccatcccttATATGCAGAAGGCAGGAAGCAGTCCTGCCCCTTTTCTGGGGATCTGGGAAATCTCCCCCTTTCAAACATAGAACATCCTGCCTCTTTCTCCCAGTGACAAGGGAAGTTCCATCATTTTCAGGCATTTGGGAGGAAGTCTATCCTTTTTTCCTGGTATAACAGGAAGCCCCACCCCTTTCATATATGAGACAGGAAATCCTGCCTATGTCTGACAGAAACTAGGGAGATGACCCACCTCTTTTGCTGGTATAACAGGAAGTCCTGCCCCTTTCAGATATGAGACAGGAAATCCTACCTATGTCTGACATAAACTAGGGAGATGCCCCGCCTCTTTTCCTGGTATAACAGGAAGTCCCACCCATTTCAGTTGtgggattccccccccccccttttcttgATGATATGGGAAGCCTTATCCCTTGGCTTAGGAAGTCCTGCCCATTTCAGGCACAAGGGTGGGAGAAGTCacccatttgtgtgtgtgtgggatggAATGAGAAGCCCCACCCTTTTGCCTGGTTTACTGGGAAAGAACAGCCTCCCTTCCATATGAACCTGTCTGAGACAAAGGGTTGGGGATTTTCCACTCTTGTTGCGCCCTCTGCCCTCAGCAGTGACCCCTCACCCCTCTGACACGGCCCCACAGATCAGCCTGGGAGAGTTGATTCATGTCAAGCGCCTGCAGCTGAGCTCGCCAGCCTTCATGAGCGGCACTTACACGGCCATGATCTACAAGCAGCTGGGCACCTTCATTTTTGGCGGCCTGGCCAGCTGCTCCCCGACCAGCATTGCCAAGATGACCACAGGTCACCTGCGGCCCCACTTCCTGGCCGCGTGCCTGCCTGACCCAGCCTCCTTCGACTGCGAGAGCGGCTACGTCACCAACTACACCTGCACAGGGCACCCCGAGGACGTCCTTGATGCCAGACGAGTGGGCGGTCAGGGAGGGGAACCCAGGaagcatccccaccccaccccagccccagctgaTGTCCACCCTGCCCCTGCCCGTCCCCCAGGAAATCCTTCTATTCTGTGGACGCCTCCATCGGGACGTACTCCATGGTGTACTTGGTGGTGAGTGTTGGCCGGAGGTGGGCTGCACACCCGGCAAGGCCAGAAAATACTCCATtgtccccccgcccgcccccaccCCATGCTTGGTGCCAGCAGTGCCAGGCACAGCTTCCATAGAGCTTGTGTGTTCCCCCAGAGTCAGGAGGGCAAGAACGGGGAGGGCCCATTTTCTCTTAAGACTCATTCAGCATCCCTGTCCCAGAACAGCAACTTCCAGAACCCTCTGTCTCCCCCTCcctgcagctggagagggcccgtGCCAGGCTGGGTCCATGCCCAGGGCTGGGCTCCGCcaagggcagggggaagggaaaTCAGACCCAACTGAGGTGTAGCTCTAAGGTTTGGGTAATAAAGTGGCAGGAGGagcagggcggggggtgggggaaccCCTGGGAAGGAGCCGATGACCCACGGGCATAGACTCGGCTGGCAGAAGTGGATCGCACACATCGGAGCCAGCCCAGAGCACGCGGGCACCGTGGTGGGCAGACACAACGACACAGAAGCCCTGGCTACAGTGCACGTGGTGCTACATGGCTGCCTTCACACCAGCAACGTTTTCTTCCTGAAAGGCAGCCCATCTGACTGCCGGCcggccccccttttttttaaagacaaagtaaCAAAGTAACTACAGCTTCCTGTAGTGATAGCAGGGCTTTGGAGCTGGAATGTACATGCTCTATTCCCAGCCTCAACTGTGTGTGACATTGGGTGAGACACTCAGTGTCcttgggcctccatttcctcatctgtaaaatgagtgtgGAAATAGCACTTGCCTCCTAGGGTTGTGGTTTCATGAGTTAACACATAAATGAGCTGATATGCTCAAAGTATTTAGAACAGGATCTGCCCTAAAGGTCACTATTATCATTAATAACGGGCAAAACAGACTCCCTCCGTCCCGGGGGAGTGGGGGTGGTTTGGGGGCTGGGTGCATGCCAACAATGCCAGGAGGTGCACAGACCAATCACACACAGCTAGGAGCCAGGCCTTCCCCTGATTTTATGGACCGAATAGTCAATTTTGTGAACAGAATGTTCTGGGTCTCGGGGAATTCCCCCTCCTCACATGCCCATGTCTGATTTCACCCTAAAGCACACAAAAGCCACTGTCCCGTTCTTCCTGCTCATCAATTTCACCTGATGTTTAaagaggggattttttttttctgttttccatttcaaaatCAAGAGCCCAAACTCTGATTTTTGAGGGCCCCCTGATGAGGCCAATCTGCTTCGATTAGAGATCTGACACTGGCAGAAAGTGGCAGTGCCGGGTCACAGTATGAGCCTATCTGGAGGGTCTCACCTGAGTCTTGGGAAATCATTCACCATCTAACAATTCTCCCAATATTAATAGCATGAAGTTCTCTTACAATGATGGTTTCGGGGGCCACAGCCCCTACCCTCTTTAGAGGCTGAAATCCACTTCCATATAAAACTGGCAGGCTCGGACAGGCCGGTGGGCACAAAAACGCAGCCGCGGGGTGGATTCCCTCCGGATACCTGCTCCCAGGGTTTCAAGGCGCTGCCCATCCGCCTTCCAGCTCTATGTACAGGCCAGGTCCTGGGGACAGAAAATCTGGCTCTTACGGCCCACCATCCAGCTCCTTTTGTTGTCCCTGGCTCTGTTCACTGGCTACATCCGGGTCTTGGACCATTGGCACCACCCCTATGATGCCATCTTCGGATTCTTGCAGGGAGCTTTGATGGCTTTCTGGGTGGTAAGTGATGCCATGGGACACCTGGGTACCAGGGAGGCTCTGCTTGCCTGAGAGCCATTGGGTACACCTGGCACTCCTCATCTTCCAGGAAGGGAGCCCAGGAGAGGCCAGACTGAAGAGGGAGCGGCCTTGGGGTGTAGATGACGTCAgcccaccccaacccctcccccactTCATCCCTGCAGGCTTTCTACATCTTGGGCAATGCCAGGTCCCAGAAGCTCCAGGTGCTAGAAGACCACCCATCCCCTGCTCGCCACTTTCCTCCTCATTTCCCCTCTGTATTCCTCCCCTGAGGGCCCTCAGGGAACCCAAGGGATGCCCCGATGCAGAGGAAGATAGAGGGCACCCATTGCTcaccagagcctgtgctctccaGGGGGCTATCCCTTCCAAGGTGGGCTAATCCAGGAAGCCCCACCTCCCTGGAGCTCAGCCCTGACCCCAAATCAGCCCTGCCCTGGTGGGGTGACACAAGAAGCCCCATTTTTCTGGGGGCTGAACCCCAAATCAGCCCCTCCCAGCAGGGCCACTTCCACTTTTATGTTTTGATGATTCttgatatattaaataataaaatgtcaacaCAGGGTTTATGAATTTTTGACAGATATTAACATGGGTTGATGGACTTCCTATTTCAATCCGGGAACCGGGTCTCGGGGATCAACTGTAACAACATTTGATAACCTCAGAAGTTTCAATCGGGTTTCTCGACCTTGGCTATTGCCATTGGCATTTGGGGCCAGATTATCCTTTGCTGCCGAGGCCGTCCGTGTGCAGTGTAGGACACTGAGCAGCCTCTCTAGGCTCCACCCACTGGATGCCAATAACAGCCCCAagttgtaaagattaaaaatgACTCCAGACATTGTCAAGTTTCCCCTGTGTcttgggtggggggcggggggaagaatCACCCCCAGCTGAGAATTTCTGGCTTAGGGGATTCTGCTGACCCCCCAGGAGACTGTGCTCCATAATCATCTGACCTACTGAAGTCCCAGGATGCTGTACACGTTTAAATCACAGAGAGAGGAAGTAATTCACagatgctggggggagggggaggggggtcaCCCCCGTTTGTACTGTCTGATCCAGCAGGAGTTTATTCTGGTGTCTAGTGTGAGCCTAAAGATCTAActcagttgttttttgtttgtttgtttgtttttctcaaataattaacagggtttctcaaccttgagcactattgacatttggacCAGATCAttctttggggggagggggagactgtcctgtgcatcctagaatgtttagcaacatccactcactagatgccagtaacacacacacacacacccccatccaGGCATAACAAccaaaaacatctccagacattgccaagtgtccctGCGGGGCAGAATCGCTCCCTGTTGAGAACCACAAAATTGGAAGCCACGGGTGAGAGCGTGAGGTCCCAGCCCTTAAGCCGACCTGGctaatcccacccccaccccgcagtAGCCAGAAGccatggaggaggagggagaggcttCCAGGGATggcagagctggaggctgccagcaGAAAGTGGCCCCAAGAAGTCTGGCCTTCGCTTGTGGGGCAGCACAGGAAGTCTTGCCCAGTATTACAATAATAATTGTAATACTAATAGCTACAATTTATCGTTCACTCTGCGAGGGGAAACCGGGGCCATCTTGTTAACTGGGCCATCTTTGGACCCTCGCAACCGCCTAGAGGGCAGGCATTCCTGCCAGCCCCATCTTGCAGGAAATTCAGCCAGAGGGAAGCCAAGTGGCCTGTGCAAGGTCATATACTAATAAATGCAAAGGCAGGGCGATGGATTGGAATAAATTATAACAATGGAGCAGAGAGGTGCCGATCTGGGGGGAGCAAGGCAGCCCGCCGGCCGGGAGCCCTCTATCCCCGCAGTATGTAATCCAGCTATAAGTCTTAATCTTTGATGTTCGACCCCAGGCAAGGCTGAGGGTGACCCCACCTGCGACAGACCCAAAGCCCAACCGAGGTGTCCAGGGGGAGCGCacagtcccccccccccaaacctcCATCAGCTTCCAAAAGCATCCGCAGTCAAACATGGAAGGGAAATCGTGGTTCTACTTACTACGCAGCTTCAAGACAAGTCCTGCAGAAACCGACCGCCCCCTCCTCCCAAAACTGTCGGCTACTCCGGAGCGGCCAGCTCGGCCCCACTAGGAGCCCTCCCGGTTAATGCGAGGGTTCTGACGAACGAGAACTAAACGGAATGGGGAGGGAGGCTTGGgacggagaaactgaggcagggtcGTTCGGGGCGAGAGCGGGGAGAGGCAGAATCTCCCGGCTGCTTGTTTACCGGGCGCTCTCCCTCCGCCCGCCCAATCCCTGCAAAACCCGGGTCGCCAGGCCTGGCTGGGGGCGGGAGGAGTGGGATGGAGGAAGGTGGTACTGTTGGTGCCTGAGAGGCCTCACCCTCCACGGCCCGGGATGGGGGGCGCACGGAGTCCCGGCtcgccccagcccctgcccccagaggTCTCCAGGCGGCAGGGGAGGGGTATCCGTCCATCCCAGCACCCTCCGTCCCGGGGCGGGACCGGGGGGCGGAGCGGGCCGGTGACCTGCAGTGACGCGAGCCCCGCCCGCTCATATAGAGGCGCTCCAGGATCGCAGAGACCGTGCTTCGCCGCCGCCGCAGTTCCCAGCAACAGCACCAGCGCCGCCGCGTCCACCATCAGCGCCGCCGCCATGCGGGAGATCGTGCACCTGCAGGCCGGCCAGTGCGGCAACCAGATCGGAGCCAAGGTACGCGAGGGACCGGGCCCGGAGAGGCGGTCGAGAGATGCGGATCGCGGTCCACCGAGCTCCGCAGAGCTCCTCCACCATGGGTCTTTTGGGGGACGGGGCCCCCCAGGAGGCCAGCACCCCAGGGACGGAGGGGGAGGGCGCGGGGGGCAGGGCCAAGCTGGGAACAAAGAGGCccatgggggtggggcccaggcttctgtccgcttgccacagctggccTCACAGCTGGCCCACTGTCCCCTCCACACGCACAAAGagaccccgcccctccccacggCAGCAGCCAGGGAGCGCTGACCCCGGCCCGCTGGGCTGCGGTGGTGCGTCTgctccaccccgcccccaccgctCCCTTCTTGCTGCCTCATCCTCGCCCGCCCACTCTGCCTCTAGGTTCCACACTCACCTTGCCTGGGGGACAGGTGGCAGCTAGGGAGGTGAGTGGGGGTCCTGAGCCCAGAAGATGGAGGTGGGGCAGACCTGGCCACCGGCTCCACCTTCTTGGTCCTTACCACCGCCCTCCCCCCCCAGTTTTGGGAGGTGATCAGTGATGAGCACGGCATCGATCCCACTGGCACATACCATGGGGATAGTGACCTGCAGCTGGAGAGAATCAACGTGTACTACAATGAGGCCACAGGTAAGGGGCAGGGGACACCTgccagagtgggggtggggagggcctgGGAGGGGACAGGATGCTGGCTCCTGGCGCTGACCAAGCTGCTCTCCATCTGCTTCTCTGCAGGAGGAAATTACGTCCCCAGAGCTGTGCTGGTGGACCTCGAGCCGGGCACCATGGACTCTGTCCGCTCAGGCCCCTTCGGCCAGATATTTCGTCCTGACAACTTTGTGTTTGGTGAGTCACCGTCATGAGACACAGGCAGGGAGGCCCCCCCCTCCCCAGATTCTTTCATTTCCACATGCTTGgtgaaaattctttttaaaattcttcacctagtgtctaaactcaggAACCCAGAGCCCAGCGGGGAAAGCAGATACACAGGCCACTGTGGGAATCCAGGGGAGGCATCTGATACAACCAGGGGAGGTGCAGGGTAGGGAAGGCTTCCCggaggaggtggcattttaaTTTAACAGTATGGACCTGAGCCAGACTGCggtgttcaaatcccagttctgctactTCATGCAGTCGACAAATACTTATTAGCACCTACTGCATACCAGGCCCTACTGTACCCCCTGGGAATATAGccaagaataaaacaaataaagctctctgcccccacccccgagCTGACATCCTggtggagggagctgggaagataaataaatgggaagagaagagaaataagtcaAACTCAGGCACTGATTGAGTCATCTTGGTGATTTGGGACAGGCCCTTCAATCTCTCTGTGCCCAtctcctcatctttaaaacaggGATTATACAAAAACTTACTTTTCAGGATCGTGAGACTTAAAGCCACTAgaacttagaacaatgcctagcacagagaAAAAGATAACTAAGCATTTGatgttttgttgtcatttttattatcattatcactaTTAATGTCTGCAGCCTAAAAGGTGAATAGGACTAGGGTTGACCAAAGGGCAATGAAGGGAGGAAAGGTGTgtaagacagagggaacagcatgtgtgaaGACAGTGGGCACATTTGCAGCACTCAGATTGAAGGGGCCTGCACACTCTGAACAACCGTGTAGGAAACATTTCCTGGTACCTCTAGCTCAAGCTAAATGCACATCCCCACCTGACCTCAGGCCCcaggctccccctcccccagcgccTCTCCTCCTAGTACACAGTAGTTTAGTCTGGAGTCTAGGGATTGATGGGacaagctatgtgaccttggacgagTGACTTCCCCTCTCTGGTCTGTGCAAAGATTCAGGAAGGTAATGATGATCATGTGTGGTTATGGCACACAATAGGTCCTCAGGAAGTGGCTGTGGAAAGACTAAATGAGGTTGACCAAAAGATGTGAGGGATTCTAGGATGATTATGGGCGGCTCCAGTCGGGCCAAAAGATTCTGTGGCCTCTAGTAGGTGAGGCAGGGGAGGTGGTAGAAAAGTGTGGACTCAGGAGCCAGACCACCTAGTTCAAATCCTATtctctcagaggaggtgacattgacCAGAGACCTGAAGAGTCAGTCAGGGGAGTACCTGGGGgtagagcattccaggcagagggcacagcacgtgcaaaggccctggggcaggaccaGGCCTGGTGTGTTGGAGGAACAGTGAGGATGcccatgtggctggagcagagtgagggaaggggagagagggaggattggagggcagggaggggatgggggcaggTTGTGCAAGGCCTTGTAGGCTGTAGGGAAGATTTGGGCTTTTATCCCGGGGAGGTGGGAGTCCTGGAGGGCTGTGGACAGAGAAGGGACTGGACCTGACTCAGGTGCTCACCGGCGCCCTCTGGCTGCTGCAAGGAGAACAGACTGGGGGGAGGCTGTGGGAGGACCAAGGCAGAAGCGACTGTACTGATCCAGATGGGCAGTGAGGGGGCCAGACCAGGATGGAAGCAGAGGAGGGGGCAAGAAGAAATGTTACCTGTTCACAAAAATACCAGTCAATATTCTAATCCTAATCCTTGTCCTCTGGAGCTTGCATTCCCCTGTGAAATTACAGACAATAAacatgattaattttaaaaaacaggtttatCACTTCTGCGGAGGGTAACAAAGTCCtaaagaaggggaaagagggaaCCATGTAGGTATCTGAGGgaacagcattccaggcagagggaccagcatatgcaaaggccctgaggcaggactgtGCCAGGTGTGTGGCAGGGACAGCAAGGAGGCCTGTGTGCTTGGGGCAGAGTGagcgagggggagagagggaggaggggagggcagggaggggatggggcaggTTGTTCAGGGCCTTGTGGGCCGAAGGGAGGACTTAGGCTTTTACTGAAAGATGGAAGAACTGGGGTGATTTTGAGCTAAGGCAGAACATGATTTAGGTTTTATCAGAATCCTTCTGGCTGCTGGGTGAAGGGAAGCAAGGATGCAACCCGAGAGAACAATTCatcataatagtaataacaataataataatataatgattttgttattattattattcaactaCTAGGATGGCTGGGAGTgcggtggagggtgggctttcCCCATATCAGCCTGGgtgtcccctccccttccctcttcagGCCAGTCTGGAGCCGGCAACAACTGGGCCAAGGGCCACTACACAGAGGGTGCCGAGCTGGTGGACGCGGTCCTGGACGTGGTCCGGAAGGAGGCGGAGAGCTGTGACTGCCTGCAAGGCTTCCAGCTGACCCACTCGCTGGGCGGGGGCACGGGGTCCGGGATGGGGACCCTCCTCATCAGCAAGATCCGCGAGGAGTTCCCGGACCGCATCATGAACACCTTCAGCGTGGTGCCCTCGCCCAAGGTGTCGGACACGGTGGTGGAGCCCTACAACGCCACGCTGTCCGTGCACCAGCTGGTGGAGAACACAGATGAGACCTACTGCATCGACAACGAGGCGCTGTACGACATCTGCTTCCGCACCCTGAAACTGACCACGCCCACCTACGGGGACCTCAACCACCTGGTGTCGGCCACCATGAGCGGGGTCACCACGTGCCTGCGCTTCCCGGGCCAGCTCAACGCCGACCTGCGCAAGCTGGCCGTGAACATGGTGCCCTTCCCGCGCCTGCACTTCTTCATGCCCGGCTTCGCGCCGCTGACCAGCCGGGGCAGCCAGCAGTACCGGGCGCTGACGGTGCCCGAGCTCACCCAGCAGATGTTCGACGCCAAGAACATGATGGCGGCCTGTGACCCCCGCCACGGCCGCTACCTGACCGTGGCCGCCGTGTTCCGGGGCCGCATGTCTATGAAGGAGGTGGACGAGCAGATGCTGAGCGTTCAGAGCAAAAACAGCAGCTACTTCGTGGAGTGGATCCCCAACAACGTGAAGACGGCCGTGTGCGACATCCCGCCCCGCGGCCTGAAGATGGCCGCCACCTTCATCGGCAACAGCACGGCCATCCAGGAGCTGTTCAAGCGCATCTCGGAGCAGTTCACGGCCATGTTCCGGCGCAAGGCCTTCCTGCACTGGTACACGGGCGAGGGCATGGATGAGATGGAGTTCACCGAGGCCGAGAGCAACATGAACGACCTGGTGTCCGAGTACCAGCAGTACCAGGACGCCACGGCCGAGGAGGGGGAGTTTGAGGAGGAGGCCGAGGAGGAGGTGGCCTAGGGCCGCCTCCATCCCTTCACATCAGCGCCCTGCTAGGATGCTGACCTTTGACCCCCCAAGAACCCCCTGCTTCACCTCCCAGCCTGACTCCCCTCTGACCCTACAACCTTGCACCTCTTCCCCCACCAACCTTTGACCCTTGAGCCCCACTTTATCTCTGACCCCCCTTGAACT encodes the following:
- the TUBB4A gene encoding tubulin beta-4A chain isoform X2; this encodes MDSVRSGPFGQIFRPDNFVFGQSGAGNNWAKGHYTEGAELVDAVLDVVRKEAESCDCLQGFQLTHSLGGGTGSGMGTLLISKIREEFPDRIMNTFSVVPSPKVSDTVVEPYNATLSVHQLVENTDETYCIDNEALYDICFRTLKLTTPTYGDLNHLVSATMSGVTTCLRFPGQLNADLRKLAVNMVPFPRLHFFMPGFAPLTSRGSQQYRALTVPELTQQMFDAKNMMAACDPRHGRYLTVAAVFRGRMSMKEVDEQMLSVQSKNSSYFVEWIPNNVKTAVCDIPPRGLKMAATFIGNSTAIQELFKRISEQFTAMFRRKAFLHWYTGEGMDEMEFTEAESNMNDLVSEYQQYQDATAEEGEFEEEAEEEVA
- the TUBB4A gene encoding tubulin beta-4A chain isoform X1; the protein is MREIVHLQAGQCGNQIGAKFWEVISDEHGIDPTGTYHGDSDLQLERINVYYNEATGGNYVPRAVLVDLEPGTMDSVRSGPFGQIFRPDNFVFGQSGAGNNWAKGHYTEGAELVDAVLDVVRKEAESCDCLQGFQLTHSLGGGTGSGMGTLLISKIREEFPDRIMNTFSVVPSPKVSDTVVEPYNATLSVHQLVENTDETYCIDNEALYDICFRTLKLTTPTYGDLNHLVSATMSGVTTCLRFPGQLNADLRKLAVNMVPFPRLHFFMPGFAPLTSRGSQQYRALTVPELTQQMFDAKNMMAACDPRHGRYLTVAAVFRGRMSMKEVDEQMLSVQSKNSSYFVEWIPNNVKTAVCDIPPRGLKMAATFIGNSTAIQELFKRISEQFTAMFRRKAFLHWYTGEGMDEMEFTEAESNMNDLVSEYQQYQDATAEEGEFEEEAEEEVA
- the LOC130707229 gene encoding phospholipid phosphatase 3-like — encoded protein: MEGTRLPSLALSPKMTTRESPKVCNAQHGDRWPRRTLVNSDMTLTRGTLKKSISLPHTVLALPELVVRYQCLWPGDPRRTPPSHLLPHCWTAKLLVALDLFCLLLVSLPIVLSETGLLVPHIQGFFCNDTTIQYPRVAHYIIEDSALIKMGFFISIFTISLGELIHVKRLQLSSPAFMSGTYTAMIYKQLGTFIFGGLASCSPTSIAKMTTGHLRPHFLAACLPDPASFDCESGYVTNYTCTGHPEDVLDARRVGGQGGEPRKHPHPTPAPADVHPAPARPPGNPSILWTPPSGRTPWCTWWLSTSWAMPGPRSSRC